In Sutterella faecalis, a genomic segment contains:
- a CDS encoding FAD-binding protein: MTKSITRRAFLRTTLASGASMAAAAAAHAAPAGIYNPGTYSAKASGIGEVVVTMTFDANKITDVVLDVSHETPSIGQAAAAELKKSILLMQSGDIDAVSGASITSKAVRTAAAKCIAQAQGKVPVEVISDKKKAEADDGDWLGKAPEIAEKDIVARHETEVLVIGCGTGGMFAIASAAEAGAKVIGIDRFPVGTGVREDLGAIDSRYQKAWGTKIDKFEFITMATLYAGGHIQQDLVKLWCDKSGAVIDWLGDRLAEKGIELWHESGDKNDETRYKHFPIGHSPRLPEKDGKILVSLSSVIEEYARKCGARFDYSMKMVKLEKVNGRVTGCIAENSDGKYVRYVATKGVVVATGGYAQNFRMMEALQPWNLRVIGRSGAMPGARGDGIRACLWVGAKMDETHSMMKFDRCALRPDQKPGVETVQSGDSGFFWMGSQPWLKVNADGRRFMNESGTYENLLHADEYQKGHCHYTLFDSNWVRYAKQFKMHGCSRMFPFENGADPNISWKIVEEKMLPGLIAKGYVQKADTIEELAKKLGLPPDQLKATVERNNELYRQGADVDYGKEKHRLSPVDKAPFYGAKNTGWMLCTMDGIQINTNMNAIDTDGNPIPGLYVIGNDSGGYFANEYPNLATGMACGRTVTFGRLVGQHLARL, encoded by the coding sequence ATGACGAAGTCGATCACCCGTCGCGCATTCCTGCGCACCACGCTCGCGAGCGGCGCCTCCATGGCTGCCGCAGCTGCCGCTCATGCGGCTCCGGCCGGAATCTACAACCCGGGCACCTATTCCGCCAAGGCCTCCGGCATCGGCGAAGTTGTCGTCACGATGACTTTCGACGCCAACAAGATCACCGACGTCGTTCTGGACGTTTCGCACGAAACGCCGTCGATCGGTCAGGCCGCTGCCGCTGAACTCAAGAAGTCGATTCTTCTCATGCAGTCGGGCGACATCGACGCCGTCTCGGGCGCCTCCATCACCTCGAAGGCGGTGCGCACGGCTGCCGCCAAGTGCATTGCGCAGGCGCAGGGGAAGGTCCCCGTCGAAGTCATCTCCGACAAGAAGAAGGCGGAAGCCGACGACGGCGACTGGCTCGGCAAGGCGCCTGAAATCGCCGAAAAGGACATCGTCGCCCGGCATGAGACGGAAGTGCTCGTCATCGGCTGCGGCACGGGCGGCATGTTTGCCATTGCGTCCGCGGCGGAAGCCGGCGCCAAGGTGATCGGCATCGACCGCTTCCCGGTCGGCACGGGCGTCCGCGAGGACCTCGGCGCCATTGATTCGCGCTACCAGAAGGCCTGGGGCACCAAGATCGACAAGTTTGAATTCATCACGATGGCGACCCTCTACGCGGGCGGCCACATCCAGCAGGATCTGGTGAAGCTCTGGTGCGACAAGTCGGGCGCCGTCATCGACTGGCTCGGCGACCGTCTTGCCGAGAAAGGGATCGAGCTCTGGCACGAATCGGGCGACAAGAACGACGAAACGCGCTACAAGCACTTTCCGATCGGCCACTCGCCGCGTCTCCCCGAAAAGGACGGGAAGATTCTCGTAAGCCTCTCGAGCGTGATTGAGGAGTACGCGAGAAAGTGCGGCGCGCGCTTTGATTACTCCATGAAGATGGTGAAGCTCGAAAAGGTGAACGGACGCGTCACGGGCTGCATTGCCGAGAACAGCGACGGCAAATACGTCCGCTACGTTGCAACGAAGGGCGTCGTGGTTGCCACCGGCGGCTATGCGCAGAACTTCCGCATGATGGAGGCGCTCCAGCCCTGGAATCTTCGCGTCATCGGCCGTTCGGGCGCCATGCCCGGCGCTCGCGGCGACGGCATCCGCGCCTGCCTCTGGGTGGGCGCCAAGATGGATGAAACGCACTCCATGATGAAGTTCGACCGCTGCGCCCTCCGTCCGGATCAGAAGCCGGGCGTCGAAACGGTCCAGTCGGGCGACTCGGGCTTCTTCTGGATGGGTTCGCAGCCCTGGCTCAAGGTGAATGCCGACGGCCGCCGCTTCATGAACGAATCGGGCACCTACGAGAACCTCCTTCATGCCGACGAATATCAGAAGGGTCACTGCCACTACACGCTCTTCGACAGCAACTGGGTGCGCTACGCAAAGCAGTTCAAGATGCACGGCTGCTCGCGCATGTTCCCGTTTGAAAACGGCGCCGATCCCAACATCTCCTGGAAGATCGTTGAGGAAAAGATGCTCCCCGGCCTCATCGCCAAGGGTTATGTCCAGAAGGCCGACACGATCGAGGAGCTCGCGAAGAAGCTCGGTCTCCCGCCGGATCAGCTCAAGGCCACGGTCGAGCGCAACAACGAGCTTTACCGCCAGGGTGCGGACGTCGACTACGGCAAGGAAAAGCACCGTCTTTCGCCCGTCGACAAGGCGCCCTTCTACGGCGCCAAGAACACCGGGTGGATGCTCTGCACGATGGACGGCATTCAGATCAACACCAACATGAACGCGATCGATACCGACGGCAACCCGATCCCGGGCCTTTACGTCATCGGCAACGACAGCGGCGGCTACTTTGCGAACGAATACCCGAACCTCGCAACGGGCATGGCCTGCGGCCGCACGGTGACCTTCGGGCGCCTCGTTGGCCAGCATCTCGCCCGGCTCTAA
- the parC gene encoding DNA topoisomerase IV subunit A — translation MTDKKPLSDETENLFHDSLFGDGGDPDAASPAGGDASRSEEEAPRAPDEAREDGGANDASADGEELPQAELSEEELKAAEAEEITVGAATEGEPEENGALTLARYASQAYLEYAMSVVKSRALPEVTDGQKPVQRRILIDMYRMGLKFDAKSVKSARIVGDVLGKYHPHGDQSVYDALVRMAQTFSLRYPLLVAEGNFGSRDGDSAAAMRYTETRLTPISSLLLEEVDSGAVDFAPNYDGNFEEPVELPAKLPFVLLNGSSGIAVGMATEIPPHNLTEVAAACVRLLEKPEAGLEEILSLMPAPDFPCGGQIITPRDEIRAIYESGRGKLRVRARWHFEELARGQWQLVVDELPPAASSRIILDRIEQITNPRPKKDKKSISSKQQQAKSAMLAMLESVRDESGKDVEVRLVFEPKTSRIDRDDFVNYLLSETDLESNVPVNLVMLGIDGKPRQKGLLSILSEWIEFRKKAVRRRTEARLAKVLDRIHVLEGRSLVLLNIDRVIEIIRAADDPKADLMAEFGLTERQADDILEIRLKQLARLAAIEIEKELANLTKERSGLERILGSDGVLKRQVAREIEAAAKAFGDPRRTVVKEAKVAVHEVETPDEPVTVVISKKGFLRTRTGHGHDCSLMSFKMGDQLDRAIECRSSDQLSFLDAKGRVYSLAVSQLPGGRSDGAPLSAFVDLPRGFECAGWLAGPQNTAVLLATSGGKGMILRISDVSTRLKAGRDFVKMSEGERLLPPLTVSGDAIEAGAKLACLSSSGRLLAFPLSEIRFVASGGKGVALMLLDPGEEMISMAVTDDRGAILSGTGRGGKPREAQLTERAYRAHIMHRARRGKMLEISWKAERVEALPPLSSEPVKTSDPGSGASQGLKLEVVDEAPTLL, via the coding sequence ATGACGGATAAGAAGCCCCTTTCCGATGAGACGGAAAACCTTTTTCACGATTCGCTTTTTGGCGACGGCGGCGACCCGGACGCGGCGTCTCCCGCGGGCGGGGATGCGTCCCGGTCCGAAGAGGAGGCGCCCCGGGCGCCTGATGAGGCCAGAGAAGACGGGGGAGCGAATGATGCTTCGGCCGATGGTGAAGAACTTCCTCAGGCAGAACTTTCAGAGGAAGAGCTGAAGGCGGCCGAAGCTGAAGAGATTACGGTAGGCGCCGCGACCGAAGGGGAGCCCGAGGAAAACGGCGCCCTCACGCTCGCGCGCTACGCTTCGCAAGCCTATCTCGAATACGCGATGTCGGTGGTGAAGAGCCGCGCGCTCCCGGAAGTCACGGACGGCCAGAAGCCCGTGCAGCGCCGCATCCTCATCGACATGTACCGCATGGGGCTTAAGTTCGATGCGAAGAGCGTGAAGTCCGCCCGCATCGTGGGCGACGTGCTCGGCAAATACCACCCCCACGGCGACCAGTCGGTCTATGACGCGCTCGTGCGCATGGCGCAGACTTTTTCGCTTCGTTATCCGCTCCTCGTTGCGGAAGGCAATTTCGGCTCCCGCGACGGCGATTCCGCAGCGGCCATGCGCTACACCGAAACGCGCCTGACGCCCATCTCGTCGCTTCTTCTCGAGGAAGTGGATTCGGGAGCCGTTGATTTTGCGCCCAATTACGACGGGAACTTTGAGGAGCCGGTGGAATTGCCCGCGAAGCTCCCCTTCGTGCTTCTGAACGGCTCCTCCGGCATTGCGGTCGGCATGGCCACGGAAATTCCGCCCCACAACCTGACGGAAGTGGCCGCGGCCTGCGTGCGGCTCCTGGAGAAGCCCGAAGCCGGACTCGAAGAGATTCTTTCCCTTATGCCCGCGCCCGACTTTCCCTGCGGCGGCCAGATCATTACGCCCCGGGATGAAATCCGCGCGATTTATGAATCGGGCCGCGGAAAGCTTCGCGTGCGCGCGCGCTGGCATTTTGAAGAGCTTGCCCGCGGTCAGTGGCAGCTCGTCGTGGACGAACTTCCGCCCGCGGCGTCCTCGCGCATCATTCTCGACCGCATTGAGCAGATCACGAATCCGCGTCCCAAGAAGGACAAGAAATCGATTTCCTCCAAGCAGCAGCAGGCAAAAAGCGCAATGCTCGCAATGCTCGAGAGCGTGCGGGACGAGTCCGGCAAGGACGTGGAGGTCCGGCTTGTCTTTGAACCGAAGACGAGCCGCATCGACCGCGACGACTTCGTCAACTATCTGCTCTCTGAAACCGATCTCGAGTCGAATGTCCCGGTGAATCTCGTCATGCTCGGCATTGACGGGAAGCCGAGGCAGAAGGGGCTTCTTTCCATTCTTTCCGAATGGATCGAATTCAGAAAGAAGGCCGTAAGGCGCCGCACCGAGGCGCGGCTCGCGAAGGTGCTCGACCGCATTCATGTGCTCGAAGGCCGCTCGCTCGTTCTTCTCAACATCGACCGCGTGATTGAGATCATTCGCGCGGCCGACGACCCGAAGGCCGATCTGATGGCTGAATTCGGCCTCACGGAGCGTCAGGCGGACGACATCCTTGAAATCCGTCTGAAGCAGCTTGCCCGCCTTGCCGCCATTGAAATCGAGAAGGAGCTCGCGAACCTCACGAAGGAGCGTTCGGGGCTCGAGCGCATTCTCGGGAGCGACGGCGTTCTGAAGCGCCAGGTGGCGCGCGAAATTGAGGCCGCTGCCAAGGCGTTCGGCGACCCCCGCCGCACGGTTGTGAAGGAAGCAAAGGTCGCCGTGCATGAGGTGGAGACGCCTGACGAACCCGTCACTGTCGTGATTTCAAAGAAGGGGTTCCTGAGGACGCGCACGGGTCACGGTCACGACTGCTCGCTCATGAGCTTCAAGATGGGCGACCAGCTTGACCGGGCCATTGAATGCCGTTCGTCCGATCAGCTTTCCTTCCTCGATGCGAAGGGGCGCGTCTATTCACTTGCCGTTTCGCAGCTCCCGGGCGGGAGAAGCGACGGGGCGCCGCTTTCGGCCTTTGTCGACCTGCCTCGGGGCTTCGAATGCGCGGGATGGCTTGCGGGTCCCCAGAATACGGCGGTGCTTCTCGCCACTTCGGGCGGCAAGGGCATGATCCTCAGGATTTCCGATGTTTCGACGCGCCTCAAGGCCGGACGCGACTTCGTGAAGATGAGCGAAGGCGAAAGGCTGCTGCCTCCCCTCACGGTTTCCGGGGATGCAATTGAAGCGGGTGCGAAGCTCGCCTGCCTCTCGTCTTCCGGGCGCCTTCTTGCCTTCCCGCTGAGCGAAATCCGGTTCGTGGCTTCGGGCGGCAAGGGCGTCGCCCTCATGCTTCTCGACCCGGGCGAGGAGATGATTTCGATGGCGGTCACGGATGACCGCGGGGCCATTCTTTCCGGCACCGGCCGGGGCGGGAAGCCCCGCGAAGCGCAGCTCACCGAGCGCGCTTACCGGGCGCACATCATGCACCGTGCCCGCCGCGGGAAGATGCTTGAAATTTCCTGGAAGGCCGAGCGGGTTGAAGCGCTCCCTCCCTTATCCTCAGAACCCGTCAAAACCTCCGATCCGGGCAGCGGCGCATCGCAGGGCCTCAAGCTCGAAGTCGTTGACGAAGCGCCCACATTGTTGTAA
- a CDS encoding FGGY-family carbohydrate kinase: MAKLYMGFDAGTQSVKVGVYDENFELVASRSLPTELSYPHPGWVEMNVDTYLENCITAMAEVTSELRRIGRDPKDIAAIMGDGIICGIVGIDENARPVTPYINYLDSRTTEDVEALNAKKLSIWGRETGNAEASPMFPAMFARWFLRNSPEFSERGVKFVHNAPYVLMRLAGLKGKDAFIDWGAMSGWGLGYDVQAKKWSSEQLELLGIDEKYMPRILKPWDKVGGLCEEISVRTGLPAGIPILAGAGDTMQSMLGSGVFEAHQGVDVAGTCAMFCVSTRGIIPELSQPGTGLIFNSGTLPDTYFYWGFVRTGGLALRWFKDNVCRHEGDGAYYGELSAGAEKIPAGSRGVLFLPYLTGGYGEEKEASGCFLNMTMDDNQFVMWRAVLEAIGYDYMELADGYRRAGVALNRITVTEGGSRDPLWNQIKSNMLDAEVVRFKNPGGAVLTNCVFGAYATGGITDVKAALSKVISENGVYEPVPELVSRYRELFENRKALVRSDMKAAFSRLVRMREM, translated from the coding sequence ATGGCGAAGCTTTACATGGGTTTTGATGCCGGCACGCAGAGCGTGAAGGTAGGCGTCTACGATGAGAATTTTGAGCTTGTTGCAAGCCGGTCGCTTCCGACCGAACTCAGCTATCCGCATCCGGGCTGGGTCGAGATGAACGTGGACACGTACCTCGAGAACTGCATCACCGCCATGGCCGAAGTAACGAGCGAGCTTCGCCGCATCGGCCGTGATCCGAAGGACATCGCCGCCATCATGGGCGACGGCATCATCTGCGGCATCGTCGGCATTGACGAAAACGCGCGCCCGGTCACGCCCTACATCAACTACCTCGACAGCCGCACGACGGAAGATGTGGAAGCGCTCAACGCGAAAAAGCTTTCGATCTGGGGCCGTGAAACCGGCAACGCGGAAGCCTCTCCGATGTTCCCGGCCATGTTCGCGCGCTGGTTCCTCAGGAATTCGCCCGAATTCTCTGAGCGCGGCGTGAAGTTCGTGCACAACGCCCCTTACGTCCTCATGCGTCTCGCGGGCCTCAAGGGCAAGGACGCCTTCATCGACTGGGGCGCCATGTCGGGCTGGGGGCTCGGCTACGATGTTCAGGCGAAAAAGTGGTCCTCCGAACAGCTCGAGCTCCTCGGGATCGACGAAAAGTACATGCCCCGCATCCTGAAGCCCTGGGACAAGGTGGGCGGCCTCTGCGAGGAAATTTCCGTGCGCACGGGGCTTCCCGCCGGCATTCCGATTCTTGCGGGCGCGGGCGACACGATGCAGTCGATGCTGGGGTCCGGCGTCTTTGAGGCGCATCAGGGCGTCGACGTGGCGGGCACCTGCGCCATGTTCTGCGTCTCCACCAGGGGCATCATTCCCGAACTCTCTCAGCCCGGCACCGGCCTCATCTTCAATTCCGGCACGCTTCCCGACACTTACTTCTACTGGGGGTTCGTGCGCACGGGCGGGCTCGCCCTCCGGTGGTTCAAGGACAATGTCTGCCGCCACGAGGGCGACGGCGCCTACTACGGAGAGCTTTCGGCCGGCGCGGAAAAGATTCCCGCGGGTTCGCGCGGCGTGCTCTTCCTTCCCTATCTCACGGGCGGCTACGGCGAGGAAAAGGAAGCGAGCGGGTGCTTCCTCAACATGACGATGGACGACAATCAGTTCGTCATGTGGCGCGCCGTCCTTGAAGCAATCGGCTACGACTACATGGAGCTTGCCGACGGCTACCGGCGCGCAGGCGTTGCGCTCAACCGCATCACCGTAACGGAAGGCGGCAGCCGAGATCCGCTCTGGAATCAGATCAAGTCGAACATGCTCGACGCCGAGGTCGTCCGCTTCAAGAACCCGGGCGGCGCGGTCCTCACCAACTGCGTCTTCGGCGCCTACGCCACGGGCGGCATCACGGACGTGAAGGCGGCGCTCTCGAAGGTCATTTCGGAAAACGGCGTCTATGAACCCGTTCCCGAACTCGTGAGCCGCTATCGCGAGCTCTTTGAAAACAGAAAGGCCCTCGTTCGCAGCGACATGAAGGCCGCCTTCTCGCGGCTCGTGCGCATGCGCGAGATGTGA
- a CDS encoding porin — translation MKKLSLALLAASAALSAQASDVTLYGVLDTALTWQYRENVAGTDSSTVQMISGQYIGSRFGIKGEETLENGLKVGFVLENGYGTDTGTLGQGGRLFGRDARLYLDGDFGYLSFGRMGSMVGGNGPYARFGHVVSPFSCGWGNIGGHLQVVSLGYEFIDNAVAYTTPAFAGVDATVQYSFGTDSKNYAEGATEGKSSVERLLSGAVRYRNDNLMVAFGIETINQAQPQADKNGLDDSISYNLGANYNAGWAKFFFYTQIFENYASAAKTTTFSLAGGVDGYGVNVGVEVPAFGGAVKAGIGYGDFEGSREDKLTMDTIQAAVGYTYSLSRRTTFYTAAGWIKSDYSNEYEALKPQAVEDDYEFTFGLVHKF, via the coding sequence ATGAAGAAGCTTTCCCTCGCACTTCTCGCTGCCTCTGCCGCTCTCTCTGCTCAGGCTTCCGACGTCACCCTCTACGGCGTGCTGGATACCGCACTCACGTGGCAGTACCGGGAGAACGTCGCCGGCACCGACTCCTCGACCGTGCAGATGATCTCAGGCCAGTACATCGGGTCGCGCTTCGGCATCAAAGGCGAGGAAACGCTTGAAAACGGCCTCAAGGTCGGCTTCGTTCTTGAAAACGGGTACGGCACCGATACCGGCACGCTCGGCCAGGGCGGGCGCCTCTTCGGCCGCGATGCGCGCCTCTATCTTGACGGCGACTTCGGATACCTCTCCTTCGGCCGCATGGGCTCCATGGTGGGCGGAAACGGCCCCTACGCCCGCTTCGGCCACGTCGTAAGTCCCTTCTCCTGCGGCTGGGGCAATATCGGCGGCCACCTCCAGGTCGTCTCCCTCGGCTACGAATTCATCGACAACGCGGTTGCGTACACGACGCCCGCCTTTGCCGGCGTCGATGCGACCGTCCAGTATTCCTTCGGCACCGACTCCAAGAATTACGCTGAAGGCGCTACGGAAGGCAAATCGAGCGTTGAGCGGCTCCTGAGCGGTGCTGTGCGCTACCGCAACGACAACCTTATGGTTGCCTTCGGCATCGAAACCATCAACCAGGCGCAACCGCAGGCCGATAAGAACGGGCTTGATGATTCCATCTCCTACAACCTCGGCGCCAACTACAACGCCGGTTGGGCGAAGTTCTTCTTCTATACGCAGATTTTCGAAAACTATGCTTCTGCCGCGAAGACCACCACCTTCAGCCTTGCCGGCGGCGTGGACGGCTACGGGGTCAATGTCGGCGTTGAGGTTCCCGCTTTCGGAGGCGCCGTGAAGGCCGGCATCGGCTACGGCGACTTTGAAGGGAGCCGGGAGGATAAGCTCACGATGGATACCATCCAGGCTGCCGTCGGCTACACCTATTCGTTGAGCCGCCGCACGACCTTCTATACGGCTGCCGGCTGGATCAAGTCCGACTACTCGAATGAGTATGAAGCGCTGAAGCCGCAGGCCGTCGAAGACGACTATGAATTCACCTTCGGCCTCGTGCACAAGTTCTGA
- a CDS encoding DNA topoisomerase IV subunit B: MAIKQKKKDDYGESSIRVLKGLEPVKQRPGMYTLTDNPLHIIQEVIDNASDEVLAGFGTKISVSVSEAGIVTVEDDGRGIPIGMHPEEHAPVVELVFTRLHAGGKFQKADGSGPYSFAGGLHGVGVSVTNALSRHLVVTVWRDGEEATMGFRDGFVAEPLAVRKSPRPKSQTGTRVSVEPDPKYFDSPEIPEASLVRLLRSKAVLLPGCEVDYRNERTGTQAHWKYEGGLKEYLLSEIHGEPMIEPFEAAAYADESTEGFAPGEGAAWVVVWTPEGPLTRESYVNLIPTPQGGTHESGLKDGLWQAVRAFMDVHGLQAKGVKVLAEDVFSRASFVLSTKAIDPQFQGQTKEKLTSRDTLKLVSGFVKSQFEFWLNDHVEDGRKLAEHIISQAQARQRQAAKYERRRTSTVAVLPGKLTDCESSDITRNELFIVEGDSAGGSAKQGRDKEFQAVLPLRGKILNTWEVDGGSLFRSDTIHDIALAIGVDPHPRDGDPDLKGLRYGKICILSDADVDGSHIQVLLLTLFLKHFPKLIELGHVYVAMPPLFRVDAPKKGRKPDRKIYCLDERELARTMESLRKEGFRDEQLSISRFKGLGEMKAEQLAETTLAPDTRKLLPVAFGSVPEAATRAVMQTLMGEREVAGRRLWMEAYGDRAELDV, from the coding sequence ATGGCCATCAAGCAGAAGAAAAAAGACGATTACGGCGAGAGCTCCATCCGGGTGCTTAAGGGGCTTGAACCCGTTAAGCAGCGTCCGGGCATGTACACGCTGACGGACAATCCCCTTCACATCATCCAGGAAGTCATCGACAACGCGAGCGACGAAGTGCTCGCAGGGTTCGGGACGAAGATTTCGGTTTCGGTGAGCGAGGCCGGCATCGTCACGGTGGAGGATGACGGTCGAGGGATTCCGATCGGCATGCATCCGGAAGAGCATGCACCCGTCGTTGAACTCGTCTTTACGCGTCTGCATGCGGGCGGAAAATTCCAGAAAGCCGACGGCTCCGGCCCCTATTCCTTTGCGGGCGGTCTGCACGGCGTCGGCGTTTCCGTGACGAATGCGCTCTCGAGGCACCTGGTTGTTACCGTCTGGCGCGACGGCGAAGAGGCGACGATGGGCTTCCGGGACGGCTTTGTGGCCGAACCCCTTGCCGTCCGTAAGAGTCCCCGTCCGAAGTCTCAGACGGGCACCCGGGTTTCGGTCGAACCCGATCCGAAGTATTTTGATTCGCCCGAAATTCCCGAGGCTTCGCTTGTTCGGCTGCTCCGATCCAAGGCCGTGCTTCTTCCGGGCTGCGAAGTCGATTATCGCAATGAACGCACGGGAACTCAGGCGCACTGGAAGTACGAAGGCGGCCTCAAGGAGTATCTCCTCTCGGAAATCCACGGCGAACCGATGATCGAGCCCTTTGAGGCAGCCGCCTATGCGGACGAGTCGACGGAGGGGTTCGCCCCGGGCGAAGGCGCCGCGTGGGTGGTGGTCTGGACGCCCGAAGGGCCTCTTACGCGCGAAAGCTATGTGAACCTGATCCCGACTCCGCAGGGAGGCACGCATGAATCGGGCCTCAAGGACGGTCTCTGGCAGGCGGTGCGCGCCTTCATGGACGTGCACGGACTTCAGGCGAAGGGCGTGAAGGTTCTTGCCGAAGACGTCTTCAGCCGCGCGAGCTTCGTGCTCTCCACGAAGGCCATTGACCCGCAGTTTCAGGGGCAGACGAAGGAAAAGCTTACAAGCCGCGATACGCTGAAGCTTGTTTCCGGCTTCGTGAAGTCGCAGTTCGAGTTCTGGCTCAACGACCACGTTGAGGACGGCAGAAAGCTCGCCGAGCACATCATCAGTCAGGCTCAGGCGCGTCAGCGCCAGGCCGCGAAGTATGAACGGCGCCGCACGTCGACCGTGGCGGTGCTCCCGGGGAAGCTCACCGACTGCGAGTCGAGCGACATTACGCGGAATGAACTCTTCATCGTTGAGGGCGACTCCGCAGGGGGCTCCGCCAAGCAGGGGCGCGACAAGGAATTCCAGGCGGTGCTTCCGCTACGAGGCAAGATCCTCAATACCTGGGAAGTCGACGGCGGCTCGCTTTTCCGTTCCGACACGATTCACGACATTGCGCTCGCGATCGGCGTTGATCCGCATCCGCGCGACGGGGATCCCGATCTGAAGGGACTGCGCTACGGGAAGATCTGCATACTTTCCGATGCCGACGTTGATGGCTCGCACATTCAGGTGCTTCTTCTCACGCTCTTTCTCAAGCACTTCCCGAAGCTGATTGAGCTCGGGCACGTCTATGTCGCGATGCCGCCCCTCTTTCGCGTGGATGCGCCCAAAAAGGGAAGAAAGCCCGACCGGAAGATTTACTGTCTCGACGAGCGCGAGCTAGCCAGGACCATGGAGTCCCTCCGGAAGGAAGGCTTCCGCGATGAGCAGCTTTCCATTTCACGCTTCAAGGGCCTCGGCGAAATGAAGGCCGAGCAGCTCGCGGAAACGACGCTTGCGCCCGACACCCGGAAGCTCCTTCCGGTGGCTTTCGGCTCCGTACCGGAAGCCGCCACCCGTGCGGTCATGCAGACCCTCATGGGCGAGCGCGAGGTCGCGGGCCGGCGCCTCTGGATGGAAGCCTACGGCGACCGCGCGGAACTTGATGTCTAG
- a CDS encoding MerR family transcriptional regulator, with translation MKQYRIGDFARHLGVTSDFLKHYEAAGLLKVQHRESGYRYYTFDQSAKVISCMRLRNYGVTVKEMGAMHTDDPDKVFGLLDKKSEELEATVSRLQAVIGEHKRMRRWYEAHKGTMIDWEIREMEPRYFLPHTDEQDFRKDDRIFELLKDWGMWMPVTKSALKVEISGSGTENTIHWGFAVRESLLKRYQIPVNDVLERIEFGKCFVCHFCGLPDAFSMRLLSEGAHPAWSQMKQLGFRPCGTAILEVEMRFSDEADTHNDGFGRILIPIKKEPTVFF, from the coding sequence GTGAAGCAATACAGAATCGGAGACTTTGCCCGCCATCTTGGCGTTACTTCGGACTTTCTGAAGCACTATGAAGCGGCAGGACTTCTCAAGGTTCAGCATCGCGAGAGCGGCTACCGCTACTACACGTTCGATCAGTCGGCAAAGGTTATTTCCTGCATGAGGCTGCGCAATTACGGCGTGACGGTAAAGGAAATGGGCGCCATGCACACCGACGACCCGGACAAGGTCTTCGGACTGCTCGACAAGAAGTCGGAGGAGCTCGAGGCGACGGTAAGTCGCCTTCAGGCCGTCATCGGCGAGCACAAAAGGATGCGCCGCTGGTATGAGGCGCATAAGGGAACCATGATCGACTGGGAGATCCGGGAAATGGAGCCCAGGTATTTTCTCCCGCATACGGACGAACAGGACTTCAGGAAGGACGATCGGATATTTGAGCTCCTTAAGGACTGGGGAATGTGGATGCCGGTGACGAAGTCCGCGCTCAAGGTGGAAATCTCAGGGAGCGGCACGGAGAACACGATTCATTGGGGCTTCGCGGTGAGGGAGTCGCTCCTAAAGCGCTATCAGATTCCCGTCAATGATGTGCTCGAGCGCATTGAATTCGGGAAATGCTTCGTCTGCCATTTCTGCGGGCTCCCCGATGCCTTCAGCATGAGGCTGCTCTCGGAGGGAGCGCATCCGGCCTGGTCGCAAATGAAACAATTGGGATTCCGCCCGTGCGGCACCGCGATCCTTGAGGTGGAAATGCGCTTCTCCGACGAAGCGGATACGCATAATGACGGTTTCGGACGGATTCTCATTCCGATTAAGAAGGAGCCGACAGTATTCTTTTGA